The following DNA comes from Streptomyces pristinaespiralis.
TGGTGGGCCTGCACTTCTTTCCGCTCGCGCGCCTCTTCGACCAGTGGCAGTACAGGTGGACGGCGGTCCTTCTGACGGCCGTCGCGGTCGTCGGCGTCGTGGTCGCCCTGGCCGGCTCGACCGACGAGACGGTGCGCGTCGTGGTCGGGGCGGGTGCCGCGGTCGTGCTGTGGCTGTCCTCGTTCCATGTGGCCGTGCGCGGCTGAGAGTTCCCCGCGGGCCGAGGTCCCGCCGGCGCGCGCGAGCCGGGATCCCGCCGGTCCGGGGGCCGGGCTCCGGCGCACAAAAGGATGTACCCATCCAGCTCCCGGCTGGATGGGCGCATCCTTTGGAACGTCCGATCAGATACCTCGGATCAGCAGGCGGAGCAGGTCGAGGACGAGGACGACGAGGTGCCGATCGAGCCGCTGGAGGCGCCCATCTCGGGGAGGGCCACACCCTGCGCGACCTCAAGGGTCTCCAGCTCGTCGACGTCGAAGCTCTCGAAGGCCTTCGCCGCGTCGTCGCCGTTGTTCTTGATGTCGTCGATGCTCATTGTCTGGATCCTTTCGGGATTCGGTCGAGGGGTACTCAGCAGGCGGAGCAGGTGGAGGACGAGGAGGACGAGGTGCCGATCGAGCCGCTGGAGGCGCCCATCTCGGGGAGGGCCACACCCTGCGCGACCTCGAGGGTCTCGAGCTCGTCGACGTCGAAGCTCTCGAAGGCCTTGTCCGCGTCGTCGTTCTTGATGTCGTTGATGCTCATTTTGAATTCCTTTCCGAATTCTTCTGTGCAACCCGTCCGGCTGCACAACCAATAATGCTCGGCCGGCCACCACGAAGCCAGACTTTCCGTGCCCACGCTGACATTTATCACCGCACGAATAACTGCGGTCACGCCGGAACCGCGGCCACCGGAATACAAAAGCGCCGCTTCTCCTCGCCCGGAAGTGGGCGGGAAAAGCGGCGCTTTCGCAGGTCACGGCCGGCCTATGTGTCCTTCTGCAGCGACCATTGCGGATCGTTCAGCATGCGCCAGCCCGCCTCCGGTTCGCCGGCCACGG
Coding sequences within:
- a CDS encoding thiazolylpeptide-type bacteriocin produces the protein MSIDDIKNNGDDAAKAFESFDVDELETLEVAQGVALPEMGASSGSIGTSSSSSSTCSAC
- a CDS encoding thiazolylpeptide-type bacteriocin → MSINDIKNDDADKAFESFDVDELETLEVAQGVALPEMGASSGSIGTSSSSSSTCSAC